A region from the Achromobacter seleniivolatilans genome encodes:
- the ispF gene encoding 2-C-methyl-D-erythritol 2,4-cyclodiphosphate synthase, whose product MSIPFRVGQGFDVHALVEGRPLIIGGVTIPHTHGLLGHSDADVLLHAITDALLGAAGLGDIGRHFPDTDPAFKGADSRVLLREAMARVRQAGWTPVNIDATLHAQAPKIGPHAPAMVKNIAADTGLAETEVNIKAKTNEGLGYLGRKEGIAATVVALLARTGS is encoded by the coding sequence ATGAGCATTCCTTTTCGCGTTGGCCAGGGCTTTGACGTACACGCCCTGGTCGAAGGCCGGCCGCTGATCATCGGCGGCGTCACGATTCCCCACACCCACGGGCTGCTGGGGCATTCCGATGCCGATGTGTTGCTGCACGCCATCACCGACGCGTTGCTGGGCGCTGCCGGCTTGGGCGATATCGGCCGGCACTTTCCAGATACCGATCCTGCGTTCAAGGGCGCAGACAGCCGCGTGCTGCTGCGTGAAGCCATGGCGCGAGTGCGCCAGGCGGGCTGGACGCCGGTCAATATCGACGCCACGCTGCATGCGCAAGCCCCCAAGATTGGCCCGCATGCGCCCGCCATGGTGAAGAACATTGCCGCCGATACCGGACTGGCCGAGACCGAGGTCAACATCAAAGCCAAAACCAACGAAGGCCTGGGATACCTGGGCCGAAAAGAAGGCATCGCGGCTACCGTCGTGGCCCTGCTGGCCCGCACAGGCTCTTGA
- a CDS encoding peroxiredoxin, whose amino-acid sequence MKTVGDKLEPFKVTGVKPGFNQHEENGVSAFEDITESSFPGKWKVIYFYPKDFTFVCPTEIVGFNKLAKDFEDRDAVLLGGSTDNEFVKLAWRREHPDLNKLGHYQFGDTTGALIDQLGVREKGAGVALRATFIVDPDNTIQHVSVNNLNVGRNPEEVLRLLDGLQTDELCPCNRTVGGATL is encoded by the coding sequence ATGAAAACTGTTGGCGACAAACTCGAGCCCTTCAAGGTCACCGGCGTAAAGCCCGGCTTCAACCAGCACGAAGAAAATGGCGTGTCGGCGTTTGAAGACATCACCGAAAGCTCGTTCCCCGGCAAGTGGAAGGTGATCTACTTCTACCCGAAAGACTTCACGTTTGTGTGCCCGACCGAAATCGTCGGCTTCAACAAGCTGGCCAAGGATTTCGAAGACCGCGACGCCGTCCTGCTGGGCGGCTCGACCGACAACGAATTCGTCAAGCTGGCATGGCGCCGTGAGCATCCGGACCTGAACAAGCTGGGCCACTACCAATTCGGCGACACCACCGGTGCCCTGATCGACCAACTGGGCGTCCGCGAAAAGGGTGCTGGCGTTGCTCTGCGCGCCACCTTCATCGTTGACCCGGACAACACGATCCAGCACGTTTCGGTGAACAACCTGAACGTCGGCCGTAACCCGGAAGAAGTTCTGCGTCTGCTCGACGGTCTGCAAACCGACGAACTGTGCCCGTGCAACCGTACGGTTGGCGGCGCTACGCTGTAA
- a CDS encoding carboxymuconolactone decarboxylase family protein — MEFLTTIKEQLPDWAKDIRLNLDAVIARSTLAPEDAVGAALSAAYAARSPVLVEAFKSGLSEGDANAALTASALMGMNNTWYPYVEMTGDANLKSLPAQLRMNAYATHGGVEKKRFELFALVASIIGKCHFCVASHYENLKNDGVSTEQLRDAGRIAAVVNAAALALAAQGK; from the coding sequence ATGGAATTTCTTACGACCATTAAGGAACAGCTCCCGGATTGGGCCAAGGACATCCGCCTGAATCTGGACGCCGTGATTGCCCGCTCGACCCTGGCTCCTGAAGATGCCGTGGGCGCCGCCCTGTCCGCCGCCTATGCCGCGCGCAGCCCGGTGCTGGTCGAAGCCTTCAAGAGCGGTCTGTCCGAAGGTGACGCCAATGCCGCGCTGACCGCTTCCGCGCTGATGGGCATGAACAACACCTGGTACCCCTACGTCGAAATGACCGGCGACGCCAATCTGAAGAGCCTGCCCGCCCAGTTGCGCATGAATGCCTACGCCACCCATGGCGGCGTGGAAAAGAAGCGCTTTGAGCTGTTCGCGCTGGTGGCCTCCATCATCGGCAAATGCCATTTCTGCGTGGCTTCGCACTACGAAAACCTGAAGAACGACGGCGTGTCGACCGAACAGTTGCGCGACGCCGGCCGTATCGCTGCTGTCGTCAACGCCGCCGCGCTGGCGTTGGCTGCCCAGGGCAAGTAA
- the risA gene encoding response regulator transcription factor RisA, whose amino-acid sequence MNTQNTTPTRKILVVDDDPRLRDLLRRYLSEQGFNVFVAEDAKEMGKLWQREHFDLLVLDLMLPGEDGLSICRRLRGGHDNTPIIMLTAKAEEIDRIVGLEMGADDYLSKPFNPRELLARINAILRRRGTEEHPGAPSQENESIAFGPYVLNLSTRTLTRNGEQVPITTGEFSVLKVFARHPKIPLSRDKLMELARGREYEAFDRSLDVQISRLRKLIEPNPSKPVFIQTVWGLGYVFVPDGGS is encoded by the coding sequence ATGAATACGCAAAACACCACCCCCACCCGAAAAATCCTCGTCGTCGACGATGATCCGCGCTTGCGCGATTTGCTGCGTCGGTATTTATCCGAACAGGGATTCAACGTTTTCGTTGCAGAAGACGCCAAAGAGATGGGCAAACTCTGGCAACGCGAGCATTTTGACCTGCTCGTGCTGGATCTGATGCTGCCCGGAGAAGATGGCCTGTCCATTTGCCGCCGGCTGCGCGGTGGGCACGACAACACTCCCATCATCATGCTGACGGCCAAAGCGGAAGAAATTGACCGCATCGTCGGCCTGGAAATGGGCGCGGACGATTACCTGTCCAAACCGTTCAACCCCCGGGAACTGCTGGCACGGATCAACGCGATCCTGCGCCGTCGCGGTACCGAGGAACATCCTGGCGCTCCCAGCCAGGAAAACGAATCCATCGCCTTCGGCCCCTATGTGCTGAACTTGTCCACCCGCACGCTCACGCGCAACGGCGAACAGGTCCCCATCACGACGGGTGAATTCTCGGTGCTCAAGGTATTTGCGCGCCATCCGAAGATCCCTCTGTCGCGCGACAAGCTCATGGAGCTGGCCCGCGGCCGCGAATACGAAGCCTTCGATCGCAGCCTCGACGTCCAGATCTCGCGCCTGCGCAAACTGATCGAACCCAATCCGTCCAAGCCCGTGTTCATCCAGACCGTTTGGGGTCTTGGATACGTGTTTGTGCCGGACGGTGGTAGCTGA
- a CDS encoding DUF4344 domain-containing metallopeptidase, with protein sequence MLIALGAFGSPAHAQYEKLLGPLAGTVKQQLLQGWTAAVQDGWFTLRNSEVPGGEQTFYINAGQAPETGRITTVNVVVSSKSPKASIGVALNNTARKGLCLIEITAAKDTKLFCLQGQNRRDIATVANVAKLDGSDRIKIIEVPGAARFLVNDQRIGDVEDEPALGSEIGIMAYDEGVFGVAEFDILALKPGANQTAPQQQGSGLPARGGAGGTSPQPKTQPQTSPQNQPQTSAPASGGDNTGLAGSGPYPRFGGDTLRIVGVYVGIMRSIFLHEFGHALIGELELPSTGAEEDAVDIYSALQIVEPTMYPSDDKNLNTMVRDAATYAALQWYYSGKVAEKKGASATSAWQDEHTGDLKRFRNMLCIMYGGNPSVFESVAQHVGFEDRTKARCSDEFQKQNRAWRRILAPHTRVGTWTPDGQQSATAPGAPINVVFEPSKRKIGNLFAVNLSEAITGSIKLLEKTYVLPRPLKVVFKDCGQLNAWYSPREGSITMCYELIENIAVMISDIEMGTVNGEVVSKGGAPATQPRQQTASPGQGMPSQPAGAFDELKDFGVPPTSMLFSAPYKGPTPISHTRSKLITTPELVRLITNDKSILIIDTSGLNETLPIAYPLSDAGSDGSVADQLQTALDSWLQKKTGGDRKVPIVFMGGGMNDRSSYNAALRAGSLGWSTYWYRGGIEAWVANGLPTAPVKSAKE encoded by the coding sequence TTGCTTATTGCCCTTGGTGCGTTTGGTTCGCCGGCCCATGCTCAGTATGAAAAACTGCTTGGGCCGCTGGCGGGCACCGTCAAACAGCAACTGTTGCAGGGATGGACGGCCGCCGTGCAAGACGGCTGGTTCACATTGCGCAACAGCGAAGTGCCCGGAGGCGAGCAGACGTTCTACATCAACGCTGGCCAAGCTCCAGAAACGGGCCGGATTACCACAGTCAATGTGGTCGTCAGTTCTAAGAGCCCCAAGGCGTCCATCGGCGTTGCGTTAAACAACACCGCACGCAAAGGCCTGTGCCTGATTGAAATCACCGCAGCTAAGGACACGAAGCTCTTCTGTCTTCAAGGGCAGAACCGGCGCGATATCGCGACCGTGGCTAATGTCGCAAAGCTGGATGGCTCTGATCGGATCAAAATAATTGAAGTGCCCGGCGCTGCGCGGTTTCTGGTGAATGATCAGAGAATCGGCGACGTCGAGGACGAGCCTGCGCTGGGTTCCGAAATCGGCATCATGGCGTATGACGAAGGCGTCTTTGGCGTTGCTGAGTTCGACATCCTGGCATTAAAGCCAGGCGCGAATCAGACTGCGCCCCAACAGCAGGGCAGCGGTTTGCCGGCCCGCGGTGGCGCGGGCGGGACCAGCCCGCAGCCAAAGACTCAACCGCAAACGTCACCGCAAAATCAACCGCAAACCTCGGCTCCGGCATCAGGCGGCGACAATACCGGGTTGGCTGGGTCCGGCCCGTACCCCAGATTTGGCGGCGACACCCTGCGCATTGTGGGCGTGTATGTCGGGATCATGCGCAGCATTTTCCTGCATGAGTTCGGCCACGCGCTGATCGGGGAATTGGAGTTGCCTTCGACCGGCGCCGAGGAAGACGCGGTCGACATCTATTCGGCGTTGCAGATTGTTGAGCCGACGATGTATCCCTCGGACGACAAGAACCTGAACACGATGGTGCGCGACGCCGCGACCTACGCGGCCTTGCAGTGGTATTACAGCGGCAAGGTGGCTGAAAAGAAGGGCGCGTCGGCAACGTCTGCCTGGCAGGACGAGCACACGGGCGATCTCAAGCGTTTCCGCAACATGCTGTGCATCATGTATGGCGGCAACCCTAGCGTGTTTGAATCGGTGGCCCAGCATGTGGGTTTTGAAGACCGGACCAAGGCGCGCTGCTCGGACGAATTTCAAAAACAGAACCGGGCATGGCGCCGGATCTTGGCACCCCACACCCGTGTCGGCACCTGGACGCCAGATGGCCAACAATCGGCTACTGCGCCCGGCGCGCCGATCAATGTGGTGTTTGAACCGTCCAAGCGCAAGATCGGTAATCTTTTTGCCGTCAATCTGTCTGAAGCCATCACCGGCAGCATCAAGCTGCTTGAGAAAACCTATGTCCTGCCCCGACCGTTGAAGGTGGTGTTCAAGGACTGCGGGCAGCTCAACGCCTGGTACAGCCCGCGTGAAGGCTCGATCACCATGTGTTATGAGCTGATCGAAAATATCGCGGTGATGATTTCCGACATCGAAATGGGCACGGTGAACGGGGAGGTTGTCTCCAAGGGGGGCGCGCCCGCCACGCAGCCCCGCCAGCAAACGGCTTCGCCCGGGCAAGGCATGCCGTCCCAGCCGGCCGGCGCCTTTGACGAGTTGAAAGACTTTGGCGTGCCGCCCACGAGCATGCTGTTTTCGGCGCCGTATAAAGGGCCGACGCCTATCTCGCACACCCGGTCAAAGCTGATCACGACGCCGGAATTGGTCAGGCTGATTACGAATGACAAGAGCATTCTGATCATCGATACCAGCGGACTGAATGAGACCTTGCCGATCGCGTATCCGTTGAGCGATGCAGGCTCCGATGGCAGCGTTGCAGATCAGTTGCAAACTGCGCTGGATTCGTGGCTTCAGAAGAAAACTGGCGGCGACCGAAAGGTGCCCATTGTGTTCATGGGGGGCGGCATGAATGATCGTTCGTCCTACAACGCCGCTTTGCGCGCAGGCAGTCTGGGCTGGTCGACCTATTGGTATCGCGGTGGTATCGAAGCATGGGTCGCAAACGGCCTGCCGACCGCTCCGGTCAAATCGGCCAAGGAATAA
- the ispD gene encoding 2-C-methyl-D-erythritol 4-phosphate cytidylyltransferase: MNDSIIAIVPAAGVGARASQPGAEPVPKQYRPLAGQPMLRHAVMALLADVRVSQVRVAVTPGDGWVDSALAGLPRTVWRACGGATRADTVAGALADSGVADDTWVLVHDAARPGLPAAALARLIDACLNDPVGGLLALPVADTVKGGHDRVERTLDRNGLWLAQTPQMFRAGVLRDALTAASVNGVTVTDEASAIEAAGYAPLLVPGALRNFKVTWPDDFELMEKWL, encoded by the coding sequence ATGAATGACTCAATCATAGCGATCGTTCCTGCCGCGGGCGTCGGCGCCCGTGCCAGTCAGCCCGGGGCAGAGCCCGTGCCTAAACAATATCGTCCACTAGCCGGACAGCCCATGCTCCGCCATGCTGTCATGGCTTTATTGGCTGATGTCCGGGTGTCGCAGGTGCGCGTAGCCGTGACGCCGGGCGACGGCTGGGTCGATTCGGCCTTGGCCGGTTTGCCGCGCACGGTCTGGCGAGCTTGCGGCGGCGCTACCCGCGCGGACACCGTAGCCGGGGCGCTGGCCGATAGTGGCGTGGCGGACGACACATGGGTGCTTGTGCATGATGCGGCGCGCCCAGGTCTGCCCGCCGCGGCGCTGGCGCGCCTGATAGACGCCTGCCTGAATGATCCCGTGGGCGGCCTGTTGGCCTTGCCCGTGGCCGATACGGTCAAGGGCGGCCATGATCGGGTCGAGCGCACGCTGGATCGCAATGGGCTGTGGCTGGCGCAAACGCCGCAAATGTTTCGGGCCGGCGTGCTGCGCGATGCGCTGACGGCGGCCTCCGTGAATGGCGTGACGGTCACTGACGAGGCTTCGGCCATCGAGGCAGCCGGTTATGCGCCATTGCTGGTTCCCGGCGCCTTGCGCAACTTCAAGGTGACGTGGCCGGATGATTTCGAACTGATGGAAAAATGGCTATGA
- the risS gene encoding sensor histidine kinase RisS, with amino-acid sequence MPRLRRTFRNLTSRLRLGLFGRTFLLLAALMLVSLGAWLQVFFSMELGPRANQMAQRVITAVNITRTALIYSHNGERSKLLLDLATNEGIQVYPREVTDFAEALPDDDYWQRVAQHIRTRFGPETQIAWGVNQVPGFWVSFQIEKDLYWLVFEREQIGLTGGIEWLGWGATALLLSLVGAAVSVGFVNRPLSRLARAAQVLSRGETPAPLPEQGPLEIRDLNASFNRMAKDLRQAEADRELMLAGISHDLRTPLARMRLEIELSGVSEDARQAIDEDLGQIDHSIGQLMEYARPAGTLPQLATDISAVLAELYERERSHTSSLGGELEATLEQGLRARITALDLKRVVSNLIENARRYGRSSDGMAHLVMTLQAEGGMIVIEVSDRGPGIAPEDVDRLLRPFSRGEAARTGVSGAGLGLAIVERLLKHVGGALRMLPREGGGLTARIELPKARFRNYQLDNDNP; translated from the coding sequence GTGCCGCGCTTGCGCAGAACATTCAGGAACCTGACATCACGATTGCGGCTCGGCTTGTTCGGCCGCACGTTCCTGTTGCTCGCCGCGCTGATGCTCGTCAGCCTGGGTGCGTGGCTACAAGTATTTTTCAGCATGGAGCTGGGACCGCGCGCCAATCAAATGGCGCAGCGGGTGATTACGGCCGTCAATATCACGCGCACGGCCCTGATCTACTCGCATAACGGTGAACGCAGCAAGCTCCTGCTGGACCTGGCCACCAACGAAGGCATCCAGGTCTACCCGCGCGAAGTCACCGACTTCGCCGAAGCCCTCCCCGACGACGACTACTGGCAACGCGTTGCCCAGCATATCCGCACGCGCTTTGGCCCGGAAACGCAGATTGCCTGGGGCGTGAACCAGGTGCCCGGCTTCTGGGTCAGCTTTCAGATTGAAAAAGATCTGTACTGGCTGGTGTTCGAGCGAGAGCAGATCGGACTGACTGGCGGGATCGAGTGGCTGGGATGGGGCGCCACGGCGTTGCTGCTTTCCCTTGTCGGGGCGGCGGTCAGCGTGGGCTTTGTGAACCGGCCCTTATCGCGGCTTGCGCGCGCGGCTCAGGTGCTGTCTCGGGGTGAAACGCCCGCGCCTCTGCCTGAACAGGGGCCGCTTGAAATCCGCGACCTGAACGCCTCTTTCAACCGCATGGCCAAAGATCTCAGACAGGCCGAAGCCGATCGCGAGCTGATGCTGGCCGGGATTTCGCACGATTTACGTACGCCGCTTGCCCGCATGCGGCTGGAAATCGAACTGAGCGGCGTGTCGGAAGATGCCCGTCAGGCCATCGATGAAGACTTGGGCCAAATCGACCACAGTATCGGCCAGTTGATGGAGTACGCCCGCCCAGCAGGCACCCTGCCCCAATTGGCAACCGATATCTCGGCGGTACTGGCCGAGCTCTACGAACGCGAACGCAGCCACACCTCATCACTGGGCGGCGAGCTGGAAGCGACGCTGGAACAAGGATTGCGCGCCCGGATCACGGCGCTGGACTTGAAGCGCGTCGTCAGCAACCTGATCGAGAACGCCCGCCGTTATGGCCGTTCCAGCGATGGCATGGCCCATTTGGTCATGACACTGCAAGCTGAAGGCGGCATGATCGTGATCGAAGTCTCGGACCGTGGCCCAGGCATAGCGCCTGAAGACGTGGACCGCCTGCTGCGGCCCTTCTCGCGTGGCGAGGCAGCCCGTACTGGCGTCAGCGGCGCGGGCTTGGGATTGGCCATCGTCGAACGCCTGCTCAAACACGTTGGCGGAGCGCTGCGGATGCTGCCCCGAGAAGGCGGCGGATTGACCGCACGCATAGAGTTGCCCAAAGCCAGATTTAGGAATTATCAATTAGACAACGATAATCCATAG